From a single Rutidosis leptorrhynchoides isolate AG116_Rl617_1_P2 chromosome 5, CSIRO_AGI_Rlap_v1, whole genome shotgun sequence genomic region:
- the LOC139850163 gene encoding uncharacterized mitochondrial protein AtMg00810-like encodes MVTHHRVDTTKPIQRLNILVSTPTPVPKSYSQALNDPNWKNAMTYKARLVANVRSQQAGIDCYETFSPVVKPATIRTVLSLAASRHWPIHQLDVKNAFLHGHLSETAPRAWFQRFASYAQRVGFQHSRCDTSLFICKQDTDTTYLLLYVDDIILTASSTTLLQRVITSLHQEFSMTDLGPLHYFLGISVTRTSSGMFLSQKKYASEIIERADMVGCNSSRIPIDINTKLTASGPPAKDPTLYRSLAGVLQYLTFTRPDISYAVQQICLFMYDPREPHMAALRQIIRYVQGTLDLGLQLYASSTASLIAYSDADWEGCPTTRRSTSG; translated from the exons ATGGTCACTCACCATCGTGTTGACACCACTAAACCTATTCAACGTCTTAACATTCTTGTCTCCACTCCCACTCCCGTTCCTAAATCATACTCTCAAGCCCTTAATGACCCCAACTGGAAAAACGCTATGAC GTATAAGGCTCGGCTCGTTGCAAACGTCCGCAGCCAACAGGCTGGTATTGATTGCTATGAGACCTTCAGCCCGGTTGTTAAACCGGCTACTATTCGGACAGTTCTCAGCCTCGCTGCTTCTCGACATTGGCCCATTCATCAGCTGGATGTCAAGAATGCTTTCCTTCATGGTCACCTCTCTGAGACT GCCCCTCGCGCTTGGTTTCAGAGGTTTGCCTCCTACGCTCAGCGAGTTGGCTTTCAGCATAGCAGATGCGACACATCCCTGTTCATCTGCAAACAGGACACCGACACAACTTATCTTcttttatatgttgatgacattatcttGACGGCATCCTCGACTACTCTTCTTCAGCGGGTTATCACCTCCTTGCATCAGGAGTTCTCCATGACTGATCTTGGTCCACTTCACTACTTCCTAGGAATTTCTGTCACTCGTACTTCTTCTGGGATGTTCCTCTCTCAGAAAAAGTACGCATCTGAGATCATTGAACGCGCGGACATGGTTGGGTGCAACTCCAGTAGGATCCCCATCGACATCAACACAAAGTTAACCGCAAGTGGTCCTCCGGCGAAGGATCCCACTTTATATCGTAGTCTCGCGGGTGTTCTTCAGTACCTCACTTTCACCAGACCTGATATCTCTTACGCCGTGCAGCAGATTTGTCTTTTTATGTATGACCCTCGGGAGCCTCACATGGCTGCTCTCCGGCAGATCATTCGCTATGTTCAGGGTACCTTGGACCTCGGCCTTCAGCTTTATGCCTCATCCACAGCTTCCCTTATTGCCTACTCTGACGCTGATTGGGAAGGTTGCCCGACTACTCGACGTTCTACATCTGGGTAG